Within the bacterium genome, the region AATTAAAAGCGAGAAAAAAAGCAGAGAGAAAACCAACCGTTTTATTGCAAAGCCTTTTTCCTATTAAATATAGAACAAAAACACTGGCAGTTGACGAGAGAACAAACAACATTCTTCCAATTAAATATACACTTGACGGGTTTCTAATATAAAACACCAAAAAATCAAAAGGAGTGTGAACTATTTTTATAAGTTTTAAGATTAAATAATATATTCCATAGAATACGGCAAGCATATTAGGGATTAAATCACCATAAGGATAAGAATGATGGACAAAAGGAATTTGTCCTTTATGCGATAATCTATAAAAGGCGTCGACCGGAAATATTCTTTCATCTAAATGGAATAATCCGGGCAGTCCAAAATTTACACCCCACAATCGTAAAATAAAAGCTCCGGCAAGAATAAGTATCAAAAAAAATAATTCGTAATGTTGTTTTTTATAGTTTCTCATATAGCAAGGATATATTTTGGTTAACTAACAGCTATATTTTTATTAATCGGAAAGAGTCCGGATTGTTTTTGCCGGTATCCCGGCAACCATAGTATATGATTCAACATTTTTACTTATCATACTACAAGCTCCTATAAAAGCACATTCTCCAATCTCCACACCGGAAAGGATTGTTGAATTGACACCGATAAATGAACCTGATTTTATTATAACAGGTTTTGAAGAACAGGGGAAAAACTTTTGTAATGGATGATCTTTATATCCAACATTAATATGAGTCATTATCATCACTCTCGCGCCAATACTAACTTTATCACCTATATGAACTTCGTTTGCCAGATCAATCATAATATCCTCACCCAAAAAACACTCATTCCCGATATTTAAGCCTCGAAATCCTCTTCTATAGCAATTAAAAAATTTAATTGAATTAATAACGCAATGTTTGCCTATTTTAACCCCTAATAGCCTTAAAAAGAATATTCTACAAGGCGAAAAAATCATTAATTTTAAGATACATACTGCAATAGTAGTAAAAACATACTTTATTCCTTTCTTAATACCTATTTCTTCCAAAGCTTTCATAATTTGCCTTTTAGTAATCAAAATTCTTTAAATTTAAGCAATTTTATAAAAAAATGAAGTGAATCATAAAAAGTTCTAACTGTAGATTGTTTTTCATATTTTCTAATAAATATGCAGGGGATTTCTTTTACTTTATAGTTATGTAAATATGCTCTAGCCATAAATTCCGTATCCCAAAACCATTGCATATCATCTGTTTCATCAATCATAGGCATTATCTTATTAGTATCAAAAAACTTATACCCGGCTTCAGTATCTTTGTATGGGAGTCCCAAAATAATTTCTACCAATAAATGATATCCTTTAGTTAATATCCATCTATCTATTGACTTAATTTGAAATTTGTAATTTCTATGGGCTACAGCTATATCATATCCTTTCTTTATTGCATTTACAAACTCAGGAATATACTCAGCACTTACTTCCAAGTCAA harbors:
- a CDS encoding acyltransferase; its protein translation is MKALEEIGIKKGIKYVFTTIAVCILKLMIFSPCRIFFLRLLGVKIGKHCVINSIKFFNCYRRGFRGLNIGNECFLGEDIMIDLANEVHIGDKVSIGARVMIMTHINVGYKDHPLQKFFPCSSKPVIIKSGSFIGVNSTILSGVEIGECAFIGACSMISKNVESYTMVAGIPAKTIRTLSD
- a CDS encoding glycosyltransferase, producing the protein MYDLSLIIACYNEEQIFVKNVSEIIEILDKTNLNYEIIFVDDCSKDRTREKIEEIMLTYKDKNLQKIFHKENIGRGGAVKDGIRIAKGKTTGYVDVDLEVSAEYIPEFVNAIKKGYDIAVAHRNYKFQIKSIDRWILTKGYHLLVEIILGLPYKDTEAGYKFFDTNKIMPMIDETDDMQWFWDTEFMARAYLHNYKVKEIPCIFIRKYEKQSTVRTFYDSLHFFIKLLKFKEF